Proteins encoded within one genomic window of Methanobrevibacter ruminantium:
- a CDS encoding DNA-binding protein, which produces MEKALTLKYTCKDCGFTWITLNGEHSICPKCHSENIEFLEEVKDLDIDAILAHNKRRGGCCGSARGKGPLTCGKPMPDHANPNIPHHRHDKRTCCGYNE; this is translated from the coding sequence ATGGAAAAAGCTTTAACTTTAAAATATACTTGTAAAGATTGCGGATTCACTTGGATCACCTTAAACGGTGAACACTCAATCTGCCCTAAATGTCACAGTGAAAATATTGAATTCTTGGAAGAGGTAAAGGATTTGGATATTGATGCAATTCTCGCTCATAATAAAAGAAGAGGGGGATGTTGCGGTTCTGCAAGAGGAAAAGGTCCTTTAACTTGCGGTAAACCAATGCCTGATCATGCCAATCCTAATATCCCACATCATAGACATGATAAGAGAACTTGCTGTGGCTACAATGAATAA
- a CDS encoding helix-turn-helix transcriptional regulator, with protein MRNNLRIYRAIENITQEELANELGVSRQTIVAIENDKYNPSLELAFKIAHKFDVKIEDIFISEI; from the coding sequence ATGAGAAATAATCTAAGAATTTACAGAGCAATTGAAAATATTACCCAAGAAGAATTGGCAAATGAATTGGGAGTCAGCAGGCAAACCATAGTTGCTATTGAAAATGACAAATACAATCCATCACTTGAGCTCGCCTTTAAAATAGCTCATAAGTTTGATGTGAAAATAGAAGACATTTTCATTAGTGAAATATGA